The DNA region ATCACAGCAGAGCCAGCCTATCTGGCGCGCTTCACCTCCTGCAATCAGGTCATCAGCTATCAGCGCCGGTTTATGAATGCGGCCAACGGCGCACAATAAAAATCAGAATAAGAAATGAGGTCATGAAATGAGTTATGTAAACATGGAAAAAATATTGAAGGATGCCCGGAAAGGCGGGTACGCCGTGGGCGCCTTCAACATTGTCAATCAAATGACGGCAAAGGCAGCCGTAGAGGCCGCCGAAGAGCTCGAGTGCCCGATCATTCTTCAGACCTCGGTTAAGACCGTCAAGCAGTTTGGAATTGCAGAAATGATGCAGTTCTTAAGACCCATTGTGGAAAACGCCAAGGTCGACGTGGCAGTGCATCTGGACCATTCGACCGATGTTGACTTTACCATCGCTTGTATTGACGGCGGGTGGAGCTCTGTTATGTATGACGGCTCAAAGCTGCCCTTGATGGAAAATATCGCCAACACCAGAAAAATCGTAGAGACAGCCCATGCCAAAGATGTCACTGTCGAGGGTGAGCTCGGCGCCATTGTGGGCGTGGAGGACGATATTGTCGTGGACGAAGACCAGAGCGCTCTGGCCAACCCGGAGGACTGCAGGGTTTATCTTGACGAGACAAAAATCGATGCCTTTGCCCCGGCCATCGGAACCGCCCACGGCGTTTATAAGGGCGAGGTAAAAATTGATTACGACCTTTTTGAGAACATCAACAGCTTTTCATCCTGCCCTCTGGTGCTGCACGGCGGTACTGGCCTGAGCACCGGCACCTTTAAGCGGCTGATCGCTCTGGGGGCGGCCAAGGTCAATATTTCAACAGCCATCAAGATCGCTTACTGCGGTGCTATGAGAGATTACACAAAACTGCGTCCTGACGAAAACGATCCGCTGAAGCTCGATGCTTTTGTAAAAGAAAAAGTCAAAGAGGTCGTGCGAAACCACATCACGCTGTTCAGCTTATTAGAAGATTAGGAAGTGAGCATATGGACTACAAACCAAATTATCTCTGTGATCTGCACAGCCACACTACCCGCTCCGACGGCAACGATACCCCGAAGGAATTTCTGGATACCGCGGCGGCGCTGGGCATGAAGGTGGTTGCCATTACAGACCATGACGTGCTGCCGCCGGAAAAGATTGAGGTAGGCGGACTCATGGTTGATGTGGAGCGCTACGCTGAGAAAAAGGGCATGAAGGTTTTAAAGGGAATTGAGTTCTCCTGTGAAACAGAAGTGGAGGATGTACACCTGGTGGCCTTTGGCTGTGATTACTCGAGCCCTGAAATTCTGGCCATGAACCGGATCATCGTTCAGAGTAAGATTGACTCCTACCGGAGACTGACCGAGCTGCTGACCGAGAAAGGGTTTCCCATCAGCTGGGAGGAAGTGCTGAATTATAACGATATTCCGAGAAAGCCCGAGGATGTACAGAAAAAAATCATCTTTAACCTCATGGCCGAAAAGGGCTATACCGAAACCTGGAGCGACGCCAAGCTGATGATCCGAAATACGCCGGAATACAGTGTGAAGCGTGAAAAACCAGACCCCCTGGCCATCATTGATATCGTACACCGCGCGGGAGGGATTGTGATCCTGGCGCACCCCTACCTCATTGATGAAAGGGTTAAGACAAAATCCCTGGAATGCTCAAGAGCAGAATACATCGACCGCCTGATCAAGGGCGGGCTGGACGGCATCGAGGCCTCTTACACCTATGATAAAACAACCTACAATGGCCCGCTGACAAAGGAAGAAATCATCGAGCAGGTGCGCAGGGACTACAGCGGAAGAGTAGCGATCATTTCTGGCGGCTCAGACTATCACGCGGACTATAAGAAGTCCAGCAAAAAAGTCCGGAACATCGGTGAATGCGGCATTACGCCAGAATATTTTCACAGCAACGCGCTGTTGTCCAGATTGTAGGTGAGCAAATGGGAAAACATTATGATTTGATTATTTTTGACCTGGATGGCACACTGGTCGACTCCGCGGCTGATATTGTAGCCACGGTCCAGTACATCATCGAGAAGTATGGCTTTGAACCCAGGTCCGACACCTTTATCCGGGGCTGTATCGGCGGCGGAGCCCGCAATGTTCTGCTGAAGAGCCTCGGAGAGGATAAGGAGGCTTTAATCGACCGTGAAATCCTTCCTTTGTTTAAAGCTTATTATGAGGAAAACTGCGCTGTGTATACGGATTTGTATCCCGGCGTCAAGGACGTATTGGGGCATTACCGGAAAATGGGCAGGCCCATGGCTCTGGCAACCTATAAGATCAGAAGCGCCACAGAAAAAATCATGAAAACCCTGGCCTTTGACGAGTATTTTGACTATCTGGTGACCGCGGACGATGTTGAAAACCCAAAGCCTCACCCGGAATGTATAAAGAAAATACTCGCGCATTACCAGATGCGGCCCGAACAGGCTGTGCTGGTGGGCGACACCAAGACCGATTTTATGACAGGACATAACGCAGAGGTGGATGTGTGCGCAGTGACCTACGGGTATGGCAGCAGTGAAGTGCTGAGAGACCTGGGGCCGGCTTATATGGTGGATGGAATTGATGAAATAAAGGAACTGCTCCTTTAAAAATAAAAATTCAGGAGGAAAACGATGGTTGATTTATCGAAAATGGATAAGTGGTCGCTGGGAAAGTGCTTTGACCATTCCGTACTGCCCAAGGATACAACTGAAGAGGATATTCGCAGGGGCTGTCAGGAAGCAAAAGCCTATAACTGCGCAGCGTTTTATTCGGCCTCACCCTATTGGACGCCTGTGGTAAAGGAAGAGCTTGAGGGAACAGACATTCATATCGCGACAGGCCTGGATTTTCCCTTTGGCGCGTCAACGGTAAAGATGAAGGGGCTTGAGACCGAGGAGGCAGTCCGGCTCGGTTGTACAGCGCTGGATATGGTTATGAATATCGGCGCGCTTAAGGATAAGAACTACAAAGAGGTAAAGGCTGGACTGGACGCTTTCGTGAAAGCCGCTGAGGGAAACCTGACCAAATGTATTATGGATGTTAATTTCCTGACAGACGATGAAATTGTCGCAGGGTGTAACCTGATTGCCGAAGCGGGAATTGATTATGCGAAGACCTCGACCGGGCAGTTTGAAGGGCCGTCGATGGACCAGTTTTTACTCATGAAGCGAACACTAAAGGACGCGGATATTAAGCTGAAGGTTGCCGGAGTCAAATTTCCGAGACCGCAGAATGCCTACGCGTTTTTACTGGCAGGGGCAGATCTGATTGGAACCCGGGCAGCTGTGGCGATCATCGAGGCTCTGGACCAGATGCGTGAGATCGGCATTGTGCCGCCGCTTCAAAAATAAAGCAAGTGGATTCAACAGAATATACCAGGAGATAAAAATGATTGATTTAAAAAAATTGACCAAATGGGACGCCGGAAAACTGTTTGATTACGCGATTCTGCCAAAGGACACGAATGAGGAAGCCATCCGAAAGGGATGCCGGGAAGCAAAAGCCTATAACTGCGCGGCTTTCTATTCCTCCTCGCCCTACTGGACACCGGTGGTGGTGGAAGAGCTGGGCGATACAGACGTCAATATTGCGACCGGAATCAGCTTTCCCTTTGGGTCGCAGCCCTCAGCCGTAAAAGCGATGGAAACAGAGCTGGCTGTAAAAGCAGGCTGCACGTGCCTGGATATGGTCATCAATATCGGCGCATTAAAGGACAAAAAATACGATGTGGTGAAACAGGAGCTCGTCGATTTTAAGAATGCCGCTCAGGGCCGTATGACAAAAGGGATTCTGGATGTTGCCTTTCTGACGGACGATGAGATAAAGGCGGGGTGTGAGCTCATAAAGGAAGCCGGGCTTGACTACGCCAAATCGGCCACCGGGCAGTTTGAAGGGCCTACCATGGAGCAGGTTCTGATCATGAAGGAGACGATCGCAGACTCCAGCGTTAAGCTGAAGGTTTCGGGCGTGAAGTTCCCAAGACCACAGAACGCCTGGGCATTTATCATGGCCGGTGCCGAGCTCATCGGGACACGGTCCGCACCTGAGATCATTAACGCCATGGATCAGATGCGTGAGATTGGGTTACTGCCGCCTTATGAAGGATAAGGCAGCTGCTATACAAATTAAGGGATTACAGGACAAGGAGTAAAAAATGATTGATTTTTCAAAGATGACAAAAAAGGATGTTGGTAAATGTTTCGATTATTTCATTGGCCCAAAAGACACAACAGAGGCCATTATCCGCAAAGAGTGCAAAACAGCCATTGAATACAATGTGAAGGCTTTTTGTTTTTCCTCTTCTGTTTGGTCGTCTGTTGTCGCGGAAGAGCTCAAGGGCACCGATATTTTAGTAGGTGCAGGGATTGGCTTTCCCTTTGGGCAGCAGACCAGCGCGGTAAAATGCTTTGAAACAGAAGAAGCCGTAAGAATGGGCGCGACCGTTCTGGACAATGTCATGAACGTCGGCCTCATGAAGGATAAAAAATATGACCAGATTCTTCAGGAATTCAAGGACTATAAAAAGGCAGCAGGTCCGGCCATCACCAAAATGATCCTGGAAGTATGTATGCTGACCGATGAAGAAATCCGAATCGGCTGCGAGCTCATCGCCGAAGCTGGACTGGACTGGGCCAAATCATCAACAGGGCAGTGGGAAGGCCCAACGATGGAGCAGGTACGTCTTATGGCAAAGACCCTGGAAGGCAGCGACACAAAGGTAAAGGTATCCGGTGTTAAGTTCCCGAGGGCACAAAACGCTTACTGCTTCTTAATGGGCGGTGCAGAATTGATCGGTACCCGCCAGGCGCCGCAGATCATTGATTCCTTAGACATGATGCGCGAAATCGGCGTTGTTCCAAAATACGAAGGTTAAATTTAAAAATAATAACAAAGCAAAGGAGTAAGAGATGGTTGATTTATCAAAAATGACGAAACGTGACATGGGGAAGCTGATTGATTTTTCTGTTTTGGGAAAAGACTCAACAGAAGAGGATATCCGCAGAGGCTGCCGGACAGCGATTGAGTACAATTGTAAGGCCTTTTGTTTTTCCTCGTCCTACTGGACACCGGTGGTTGCAGAAGAACTGAAGGGAACAGACCTGCTGGTCGGTGCGGGAATCGGTTTTCCTTTCGGACAGCAGAGCAGCGCGGTAAAATGCTTTGAAGCAGAAGAAGCCGTTCGCTTAGGCGCCACTGTTTTAGACAACTGCATGAATGTCGGCGACTTTAAAGAAGGCAAATATGATAAGGTTTTACAGGAATTTAAGGACTATAAAAAAGCTGCGGGCCCGGCGATGACCAAAATGATCATTGAAACCTGCATGCTGACCAAGGAAGAAATTGTAACCGCTACCAAGCTGGTGGCCGAAGCCGGAATCGACTGGGTTAAGACCTCGACAGGACAGTACGCCGGACCAAGCGTTTCGGACGTTATCTTAATGGTAGACGCCCTTGAAGGCTCTGACACGAAGGTTAAGGTCGCAGGGGTCAAGGCGCCGCGCCCGCAGAATGCCTTTGCCTTTATTTTAGCCGGAGCAGAGCTGATCGGAACACAGGGCGGCAAGGAAATCTTAGACGGTGTTGATGATTTACGGAAAATTGGAATGATCCCCGCATACCAGGGATAAAACAAAAACATAAGGCTGAAATCAGAGTTGGGGGACTTTGATGAGGAATTTAATGGTTTAAATTAAAATTAATTTATAGAGGAGAAACAAAATGGGAAAATATTTAGTTGGTATGGACGCCGGAACAACCGGCTGTAAAGTATGCGTTTTTGACCTTGAAGGAAACCTTATCGGGAGCGATTACCGGGAATACCCATGCTATTATCCGCACGAAGGCTGGGTAGAACAGATTCCGGAGGACATGACACCAGCGCTGTTCAAAACCTGCAAGGAAGCCATCCGCAAGGCTCAGGTAGATCCAAAGGATATTCTGGCTGTGGGCCTTTCTTCCCAGGGGTCTGTCATCGGCCTTTTAGATGAAAATGGCGAATTGATCCGTCCCTTTGTAGGCTGGCAGGATCTGCGGGGCAGCGAGGAAGAAATCAAATGGATTACCAATCAGATTCCAAGAGAAGAATACTACCAGCTGACAGGGGACCCGCTGGGAATGTGCTTCAGTATCGCGAAGCTTGTATGGCTTAAACACCATGAACCGGAAAACTGGAACAAAACAGCCATGTTCTCCACACATCAGGATTACTTCCTCAAACAGCTTGGCGCAGACGGCTACTATACAGACTTTTCATCCGCAAGCCGTGAAGGGATGATGGACATCAACAACAAATGCTGGTCGCCCCGCATGCATGAAATGCTGGGGATTCCATTGGAAAAAAGAGCGGAGCTGGTAGATGAACCGGGCAAAGTTGTCGGCCATATTCCAAAAGATGTCGCTGAATTAACCGGTCTGGCCGAAGGCACACCGATTTGTATCGGGGCGCATGACCAGAACTGTAACACCTTTGGCTCAGGCGGCGTTGACGACGGAACCGCTGTTGTGGTCATGGGAACCTTTGGCTCATGCTTTATCGTAAGTGATGAACCCATCCGTGATCCCAAGGGCAGACTGGTCGTTAAGGGAAACCACGGCGTCGGCAATTATACCATCGAGGCCTTTTCCAATACATCCGCTTCAAGCTACCGCTGGTACCGGGATACCTTCTGTGATATTGAAAAGTTCTCGGCGGACCTGGTTAAAACAGACCCCTATGAGCTCATCAACGCACAGATCGCCGATGTACCGCCAGGAGCAAACGGCATAACCTTCCTGCCTTACCTGCAGGGGGCTTCAGGCTCAAAGATCAATGATAAAGCGCGCGGTGTTTTCATCGGAATGTCCCTTGGAACGAAAAAAGCCGACATGGCGAGAGCCGTCATGGAAGGCATCAGCTTTGAAGTTTATGATATTATCAACGCCGAGCTGGAAGCCGGAATCAATATCAACGCAATCCGCCTGACTGGCGGGGCCGCCAAGTCACCGATGTGGTGCCAGATGCTGGCCGATATCTTCAAGCTGCCGATTCAGCTGTTAAGCGCAAGCGAAACAGGCTGTCTGGGTGCGGCCCTGTATGCGGGCATTGGGGTTGACGCTTATAAAGACTGCCGGGACGCGGCCGAAAAGGCGGTTAAGCTGACAGAAGTTTACGAACCGAATCCGGAAAAATTCGCGGCATATGATAAAGCTTATCAGCGTTTTATCAATGTTTATAACGCCCTGGACAACCGTATATTCTAATAAAAAACATATACGCACTGGCCAGGTTAATACTGGCCAGTCTTTTATTTGGAGGAAAAAATGGATACGCAGAACCTCGGTTTTAATATTTATGAAAGGCATGATTTTGACTGTGAATGCGGGCGGCACCACAAGATGCCGATTGGAGAAGTCGTCATTGATTCGGGGGCGGCCAGAAAGCTGCCCCACTACGTCAAGGCGCTTCAGCTTGGCAAAAAAGGAATCCTCATAACCGACGAGATCATATTTGAGTCCATTGGCAGAGAAATCTACGCGCAGTGGCAGGAGCAGGGGCTTGAGATCGAATGCTATGTGCTTGAGGGACGGATACGCCCGGATGAGCACACCGTTGGAAATGTGATCTGCAATACGCCCTTTGACGCCGATTATATCGTATCCTTGGGAGGCGGAACGGTAACCGATGTGGTCCGTTATGCGGCAACGCGCCTGAAACTGGCGTGTGTGTCCATTCCATCGGCCATGACAATGGACGGCTTTTTTACCAATATGTCCATTATCATTGTGAATGGGCTGCAGGTGACCTATTACCTCAATTACCCCAGCTTGATTCTGGCCGATTCCGACATCATCGCCAAAGCCCCAAGCGTCATGAATGCCGCCGGTGTGGGTGAGGTGATCTCTAAAATAAGCGCGGGCATGGACTGGTATGCGGGAAAACTGATTAAGGATATCTACTATTGCGACCGGGTAGAGGCCATGATGGGCGAGTGTATTGCCGAGGGCACGGCAGAGGCGACAATCGAGGGCATTGTGCCCGGAGACAGAAAAGCCATCGAAAAGCTGACAGACGCCCTGTATAAGAGCGCTGTGGCCATGGCGTGGTATGATTCATCACCCTGCGGCTCCGGCGCAGAGCATCAGCTGAACCATTTCTGGATCAAATGCCAGGACGAAAAGGGTATGCCGCAGTCAATGCACGGCCAGGAGGTTGGCGTCGGGGCTGTGATCAACACCATGATCTGGGAAGAAATAATGGCCATTGATTTTGAGCGCTTCGATGTTGAGCAGGCAGTGGAAAAGACCTGGGACAAAGCCCAATGGGAAAAGGAAATACGGGCAGTATACGGTGATGGAGCAGACAGTATTCTGGCGTTGCAGGCAGAAAACCATTCCTTTGATAAAAGCGTGCGGCGCAGCGAAATCGAAAAGATCATCGAGCACCGGGAAGCATTGGCCAGACGGTTTGAGACAATGCCCTCCTCCGAAGCCCTTGCAGAAAAATTAAAAAAAGTGGGCGGCCCCTGGCATCCCAGACAGCTGCAGATCGATAAGGATGAGCTGGTAAAAAGCCTTTATTATGCAAAGGAGACACGCAGCGGGCGTTACAATGCGCTGTGGATGGCTGAGGCCCTCGGCATTATGGAAGATGTTTCGAGTAAAATAATAGAAAAACTGGAATTCTAAGGCCGTTCCAGTTTAAAACGAAAAAATCGGAAGGTTTACGTTATAACAAAGTGGTTTACGATATTGAAAAAGCGTTGAACATTATGGTATGATATAGACACACACTTTCAGGAGGATTAAAGATGAATAGTATTGAAAGAAATAATCCAAAGCCACTTTATGTTCAGTTGGAAGAACTGATCCGAAATAATATAGATACTGGCATTTGGAAACCACAAACCGCAATCCCCTCTGAAAGCGAGCTGAGCAAAGAGTATGATTTGAGCCGTATGACCATTCGGACAGCCTGCCAGAATCTGGTTCAGGAGGGCGTGCTCTACCGTGTCCCGGGTAAGGGTACCTTTGTATCGGAGCCAAAGATTATGACAGAATCCCTGGCGTACATGGGCTTTCGGGAGCAGCTCGAGCGTATGGGCTATGAGACCACCACAAAGCTGCTGGACTCTGCGATTATCCAGGCCTCCGGCAGTGTGTCGAGAAAGCTGCGGATCCCGGAGGCGGCGCCAGTCATGCTGATTGAGCGCATGCGTTATCTGAAGGGGCGGCCGATCAGCCTGCATTACTCTTATATCCCGGTGCAGCTGTGTGAGGGGATTGAAAAGCACGACCTTGTGGACGAGCAGCTCTGTATTATTCTTGAGAAAGAATACCAGCTTCTGCCAACACGTATCCAGGAGACCCTGGAATCTGTCAAGGCGTCCAAGAAAGAATCCCAGCTGTTCCGTGTGGAGGAGAGCTATCCCCTGCTGATTCTTGAGGATATTCTTTTTGCACAGGACGATATGCCTTACGAGTATTCAAAGGTGGTCTTCCGCGGCGATAAAATCAAACTAAAATATGAATTTCATAATTTATAAACGAGGTGAGACCAGCAGCTTCAAAAGCCTTACATAACCTGAATATTCTGCAATAGCAGGGCTTTCAGGCTTGAAGCGCTGGTCTTTTTATTTTGGATATTGTGAACCACCGACTGATAAGCGTAAACATAGATATCAGGAGGAAATCAAATGTCAGATAATTGTAAAATACAGGCTGAGTACATTCAGTTTTTAAAGGCATTAATCGAGATGCCGTCGCTTTCCGGAGAAGAAGGCAGGATCGCCGGATTTGTGCAGCAGGCCCTGGAGCAAATCGGGGTTACGCCGCAGGTCGATGAGGCGGGCAACGTTTATGGTGAAATCGCCTGCGGAGAGGGCCCGTCAGTGCTGCTGAACGGACATCTCGATGTGGTGCCCGGGGGGAATCTGGAGGCGTGGAAGCCCTACAGCCCTTTTAAAGCCGCTGTGGAGGGGGATGTGCTCATCGGAAGGGGAGCCAGCGACCTGAAAGCAGGACTGGCCGCCCAGTTTTTTGCATTTAAGCGGATTAAGCAGGCCCTGGATGCAGGCGCGTCTCTAAAGGGCAGGGTCATTTTTTCAGCGGTGGTTCATGAAGAAGCAGCGGAGATGCTGGGAATGCAGTACCTCATCGACCACACCTTAGCCGGTGAAAAGATCGACCTCTGTATTTTATGTGAGCCGAGCTCAGGAAAAATAGCGCTGGGACACCGGGGAAAGGTGGAGCTTGTGGTTAAGACAATGGGAAAAACCGCCCATTCTTCCCAGCCAAAGCAGGGCATCAACGCCCTTGAAAAAATGCTGCCGGTGATGCGCTACATTTTCGAGGAAATGCCCGAAACGCTCAAGGGTCACCCCGTTCTGGGCGATAATTCGGTTACCATAACCGATTGTATTGTGCGTCCGGGCGCCCAGAGCATTATCCCTGACGAATGTGAAATATCCATTGACCGGCGTTACTCGCCGGACGAGACGCTGGAGGATGTGGTGCGTCAGCTTAAGGTCGTGCTTGACGGCTTTGCGGAAAAAGACCCGGCGTTTCAGGCAGAGGTCTATCCGCGCGCGTATTGCGAAAAGACCTACACAGGTTATACCTGCGAGGTAAATAAATACCATCCGCCCTGGGCCACAGATCAGCAGATACCCATTGTGAAAAAAGCCCTGGACGCTCTGGAGAGCGCCGGTCAGAAACCGGAATGCTTTTACTGGAAGTTCGGCACAGACGGCGGCTATACGGCAGGCCTCCGGGGCATCCCGACCATTGGCTATTCCCATGCCGAAGAGAAATGGGCGCACCAGCCTAAAGAGCAGGTCAGCATTTCACAGATGATGAAAACCATTCAGGGGACAGAGGCCATGCTGGCAGCTGTACTCGATTTAAAAAAGGAAGTATAGAATCGCGTAAAAAAACCAGCCCTTGAGCTGGTTTTTTATGGTGTATAGTTAATCCCGGCCTTTCGCGCCTGGGAATGCTGGTCTTTGCGCCTGATCCGGTAGAGCTTATGGTCCTTTATCAGCCGGGCGCCGGTCTGCTGGAAATGAAAGGCCACCCCGGCGTCGACACACTGCCTGTGCAGGCTCAGGATCCAGTCATAATGGCATACCCGGGCGTTGAGTCCGGATTCTCCGCCAACGGTTACCTGGCACACCCAGGAGGGATCGAGCCAGGGGGTAAGGTCGATGGGGCCGAGCAGAGGCG from Eubacterium sp. 1001713B170207_170306_E7 includes:
- the deoC gene encoding deoxyribose-phosphate aldolase; this encodes MVDLSKMDKWSLGKCFDHSVLPKDTTEEDIRRGCQEAKAYNCAAFYSASPYWTPVVKEELEGTDIHIATGLDFPFGASTVKMKGLETEEAVRLGCTALDMVMNIGALKDKNYKEVKAGLDAFVKAAEGNLTKCIMDVNFLTDDEIVAGCNLIAEAGIDYAKTSTGQFEGPSMDQFLLMKRTLKDADIKLKVAGVKFPRPQNAYAFLLAGADLIGTRAAVAIIEALDQMREIGIVPPLQK
- the deoC gene encoding deoxyribose-phosphate aldolase, which encodes MVDLSKMTKRDMGKLIDFSVLGKDSTEEDIRRGCRTAIEYNCKAFCFSSSYWTPVVAEELKGTDLLVGAGIGFPFGQQSSAVKCFEAEEAVRLGATVLDNCMNVGDFKEGKYDKVLQEFKDYKKAAGPAMTKMIIETCMLTKEEIVTATKLVAEAGIDWVKTSTGQYAGPSVSDVILMVDALEGSDTKVKVAGVKAPRPQNAFAFILAGAELIGTQGGKEILDGVDDLRKIGMIPAYQG
- a CDS encoding M20/M25/M40 family metallo-hydrolase — protein: MSDNCKIQAEYIQFLKALIEMPSLSGEEGRIAGFVQQALEQIGVTPQVDEAGNVYGEIACGEGPSVLLNGHLDVVPGGNLEAWKPYSPFKAAVEGDVLIGRGASDLKAGLAAQFFAFKRIKQALDAGASLKGRVIFSAVVHEEAAEMLGMQYLIDHTLAGEKIDLCILCEPSSGKIALGHRGKVELVVKTMGKTAHSSQPKQGINALEKMLPVMRYIFEEMPETLKGHPVLGDNSVTITDCIVRPGAQSIIPDECEISIDRRYSPDETLEDVVRQLKVVLDGFAEKDPAFQAEVYPRAYCEKTYTGYTCEVNKYHPPWATDQQIPIVKKALDALESAGQKPECFYWKFGTDGGYTAGLRGIPTIGYSHAEEKWAHQPKEQVSISQMMKTIQGTEAMLAAVLDLKKEV
- the deoC gene encoding deoxyribose-phosphate aldolase yields the protein MIDFSKMTKKDVGKCFDYFIGPKDTTEAIIRKECKTAIEYNVKAFCFSSSVWSSVVAEELKGTDILVGAGIGFPFGQQTSAVKCFETEEAVRMGATVLDNVMNVGLMKDKKYDQILQEFKDYKKAAGPAITKMILEVCMLTDEEIRIGCELIAEAGLDWAKSSTGQWEGPTMEQVRLMAKTLEGSDTKVKVSGVKFPRAQNAYCFLMGGAELIGTRQAPQIIDSLDMMREIGVVPKYEG
- a CDS encoding sn-glycerol-1-phosphate dehydrogenase; amino-acid sequence: MDTQNLGFNIYERHDFDCECGRHHKMPIGEVVIDSGAARKLPHYVKALQLGKKGILITDEIIFESIGREIYAQWQEQGLEIECYVLEGRIRPDEHTVGNVICNTPFDADYIVSLGGGTVTDVVRYAATRLKLACVSIPSAMTMDGFFTNMSIIIVNGLQVTYYLNYPSLILADSDIIAKAPSVMNAAGVGEVISKISAGMDWYAGKLIKDIYYCDRVEAMMGECIAEGTAEATIEGIVPGDRKAIEKLTDALYKSAVAMAWYDSSPCGSGAEHQLNHFWIKCQDEKGMPQSMHGQEVGVGAVINTMIWEEIMAIDFERFDVEQAVEKTWDKAQWEKEIRAVYGDGADSILALQAENHSFDKSVRRSEIEKIIEHREALARRFETMPSSEALAEKLKKVGGPWHPRQLQIDKDELVKSLYYAKETRSGRYNALWMAEALGIMEDVSSKIIEKLEF
- a CDS encoding class II fructose-bisphosphate aldolase: MSYVNMEKILKDARKGGYAVGAFNIVNQMTAKAAVEAAEELECPIILQTSVKTVKQFGIAEMMQFLRPIVENAKVDVAVHLDHSTDVDFTIACIDGGWSSVMYDGSKLPLMENIANTRKIVETAHAKDVTVEGELGAIVGVEDDIVVDEDQSALANPEDCRVYLDETKIDAFAPAIGTAHGVYKGEVKIDYDLFENINSFSSCPLVLHGGTGLSTGTFKRLIALGAAKVNISTAIKIAYCGAMRDYTKLRPDENDPLKLDAFVKEKVKEVVRNHITLFSLLED
- a CDS encoding PHP domain-containing protein, with protein sequence MDYKPNYLCDLHSHTTRSDGNDTPKEFLDTAAALGMKVVAITDHDVLPPEKIEVGGLMVDVERYAEKKGMKVLKGIEFSCETEVEDVHLVAFGCDYSSPEILAMNRIIVQSKIDSYRRLTELLTEKGFPISWEEVLNYNDIPRKPEDVQKKIIFNLMAEKGYTETWSDAKLMIRNTPEYSVKREKPDPLAIIDIVHRAGGIVILAHPYLIDERVKTKSLECSRAEYIDRLIKGGLDGIEASYTYDKTTYNGPLTKEEIIEQVRRDYSGRVAIISGGSDYHADYKKSSKKVRNIGECGITPEYFHSNALLSRL
- a CDS encoding HAD-IA family hydrolase, with product MGKHYDLIIFDLDGTLVDSAADIVATVQYIIEKYGFEPRSDTFIRGCIGGGARNVLLKSLGEDKEALIDREILPLFKAYYEENCAVYTDLYPGVKDVLGHYRKMGRPMALATYKIRSATEKIMKTLAFDEYFDYLVTADDVENPKPHPECIKKILAHYQMRPEQAVLVGDTKTDFMTGHNAEVDVCAVTYGYGSSEVLRDLGPAYMVDGIDEIKELLL
- a CDS encoding FGGY family carbohydrate kinase encodes the protein MGKYLVGMDAGTTGCKVCVFDLEGNLIGSDYREYPCYYPHEGWVEQIPEDMTPALFKTCKEAIRKAQVDPKDILAVGLSSQGSVIGLLDENGELIRPFVGWQDLRGSEEEIKWITNQIPREEYYQLTGDPLGMCFSIAKLVWLKHHEPENWNKTAMFSTHQDYFLKQLGADGYYTDFSSASREGMMDINNKCWSPRMHEMLGIPLEKRAELVDEPGKVVGHIPKDVAELTGLAEGTPICIGAHDQNCNTFGSGGVDDGTAVVVMGTFGSCFIVSDEPIRDPKGRLVVKGNHGVGNYTIEAFSNTSASSYRWYRDTFCDIEKFSADLVKTDPYELINAQIADVPPGANGITFLPYLQGASGSKINDKARGVFIGMSLGTKKADMARAVMEGISFEVYDIINAELEAGININAIRLTGGAAKSPMWCQMLADIFKLPIQLLSASETGCLGAALYAGIGVDAYKDCRDAAEKAVKLTEVYEPNPEKFAAYDKAYQRFINVYNALDNRIF
- the deoC gene encoding deoxyribose-phosphate aldolase, coding for MIDLKKLTKWDAGKLFDYAILPKDTNEEAIRKGCREAKAYNCAAFYSSSPYWTPVVVEELGDTDVNIATGISFPFGSQPSAVKAMETELAVKAGCTCLDMVINIGALKDKKYDVVKQELVDFKNAAQGRMTKGILDVAFLTDDEIKAGCELIKEAGLDYAKSATGQFEGPTMEQVLIMKETIADSSVKLKVSGVKFPRPQNAWAFIMAGAELIGTRSAPEIINAMDQMREIGLLPPYEG
- a CDS encoding GntR family transcriptional regulator — its product is MNSIERNNPKPLYVQLEELIRNNIDTGIWKPQTAIPSESELSKEYDLSRMTIRTACQNLVQEGVLYRVPGKGTFVSEPKIMTESLAYMGFREQLERMGYETTTKLLDSAIIQASGSVSRKLRIPEAAPVMLIERMRYLKGRPISLHYSYIPVQLCEGIEKHDLVDEQLCIILEKEYQLLPTRIQETLESVKASKKESQLFRVEESYPLLILEDILFAQDDMPYEYSKVVFRGDKIKLKYEFHNL